In Pseudoalteromonas carrageenovora IAM 12662, the following proteins share a genomic window:
- a CDS encoding LysR family transcriptional regulator, producing MAKATLEQWRMFKAVVEHGGFAGASAAVHKSQSTVHHAVQKLEAALQIKLLEVKGRKAFLTDSGKLILRRAEFLIEEAGKIESVASTLSEGVESTLKIAVDEVFPNSTLYQALVKISELYPLLKIELVQSVLTGANELLSNGIVDLAISSIPIYGISCSMLCDVEFIAVAHKDHPLHQQIEQLNFRDLKLHRQIVVRDSATQTSHNEGWLGADMRWTVSHLQNSIDMVSQNLGYAWLPKSKISALIENQTLIALNLEQGTTRALNLYLMCNDTDRLGPAAQEFKEQIIALTT from the coding sequence ATGGCAAAAGCAACACTAGAACAATGGAGAATGTTTAAAGCCGTTGTTGAACACGGTGGATTTGCAGGAGCAAGTGCAGCCGTGCATAAAAGCCAATCGACGGTGCATCATGCAGTACAAAAGCTAGAGGCTGCACTGCAAATAAAGCTACTTGAAGTGAAAGGCCGAAAAGCATTTTTAACCGACAGCGGTAAACTTATTTTACGCCGTGCAGAATTTTTAATAGAAGAAGCCGGTAAAATAGAGTCGGTTGCCAGCACGTTAAGCGAAGGCGTAGAAAGCACATTAAAAATAGCGGTTGACGAAGTATTCCCTAATTCCACTTTATACCAAGCATTGGTTAAAATCAGCGAGCTTTATCCTCTTTTAAAAATAGAGCTAGTACAAAGTGTATTAACGGGGGCTAATGAGCTTTTAAGCAACGGTATTGTTGATTTAGCTATTTCGTCGATTCCTATATATGGCATTAGCTGTAGTATGCTGTGTGATGTGGAGTTTATTGCTGTTGCCCATAAAGATCATCCATTGCATCAGCAAATAGAGCAGCTCAATTTTCGCGATTTAAAACTCCACCGGCAAATAGTAGTGCGCGACTCTGCAACACAAACCAGCCATAACGAAGGCTGGCTAGGTGCAGATATGCGATGGACTGTGAGTCACTTACAAAACTCTATTGATATGGTAAGCCAAAATTTAGGCTATGCGTGGCTGCCAAAATCTAAAATAAGCGCTTTAATCGAAAACCAGACCTTAATAGCACTTAACTTAGAGCAAGGTACGACCCGCGCTTTAAACCTATATTTAATGTGCAACGATACAGATAGACTCGGGCCAGCAGCGCAAGAGTTTAAAGAACAGATCATTGCACTTACCACCTAA
- a CDS encoding bifunctional diguanylate cyclase/phosphodiesterase, whose product MPGAAVTVFTLWFERDAAIEKSEERIVSIAKQLTLHQKNMVDDVKRLTVFLANKAATTEKLPTTCPDYFFEIKALYSNIANIGIVNADGELQCVTNGRSNNINISDRAYFQNTISNRDFSVGYFQYDRSIQAQSVNFAYPIIDTNNKLKGTLVTVIALNWWNIALNEAELPDNAKAVIADPNGLILANYPSRPNKLGKKITDTDLLHDKSSFTVFKNTDGENQVFHRSVIYKDAHNNNLDIYIAVSVEDFINEVNASFLKTIFVFLAAIALLVLLARRLIKASIFNPIDNLSNATDELANGTMPKYIKKPNSPELRALYNRFEVMAQTRLSAEAKLENKHNELMSLLNALPDTYMRINAFGDVLYIGGHISSLLTVNSETALNLVNVLPKENAQLLLSHLDNADSSQAIEFKLRVSTTEHFFEARINALENNNEFIVVLRDISQKRINEKALHLASLVYSNSSEGMAITDPNGIIYDVNPAFCKTTQYSKEEVIGKTSHILSSGKHPKEFYQLMWAELRSTGRWQGEIINRKKNGDIYTEWLKIDTVYDDKKIPTRRVAIFTDLTDKKQADETIWRRTHFDHLTDLPNRLELKERLNQRFNAIQNEDNNLVVMLLDIDRFKDINDTLGHHYGDNLLKLVSQRIVHSAKNAEFVARIGGDEFVIVFNHIKSTRHINQIASNILQSLSSGLMLENEEIFISASMGIACAPSDGQSTEQLLKAADQAMYKAKSNGRNGFEFFSADMRIRAQARMQLLKDLRSAIDLHQFELFYQPIVALNDLHIHKAEGLIRWHHPVNGLVSPDSFIPLAEETRQINVLGQFVFAQAIQTLTEIKAASGQQFQISVNVSPVQLSTADSGIDDWCDMLAAAQLPASSIVAEITEGLMVNPEALTQSRLKRLVQSGMELALDDFGTGYSSLAYLQEMDTDYLKIDKRFVDNIKADSQELALCEAIIVMAHQLGLKVIAEGIETPLQMELLLKAGCDYGQGYLFAKPMPKKEFMTLLSSNKVVISNNK is encoded by the coding sequence ATCCCCGGGGCAGCTGTCACTGTGTTTACGCTTTGGTTTGAGCGTGATGCTGCCATTGAAAAAAGTGAAGAAAGAATAGTTAGCATAGCTAAGCAATTAACCCTGCATCAAAAAAATATGGTAGACGATGTTAAACGTCTAACTGTATTTTTAGCAAACAAAGCCGCAACTACCGAAAAGTTACCAACAACCTGCCCCGATTACTTTTTCGAAATAAAAGCCCTTTACAGCAATATTGCAAATATAGGCATTGTTAACGCCGATGGTGAGCTGCAATGTGTAACAAATGGCCGCAGTAATAACATTAATATTAGTGATAGGGCTTACTTTCAAAATACGATTAGTAATAGAGACTTTTCTGTTGGGTATTTTCAATACGATAGAAGTATTCAAGCTCAAAGTGTTAACTTTGCATATCCGATAATTGATACTAATAATAAATTGAAAGGGACTTTAGTTACTGTAATTGCATTGAACTGGTGGAATATTGCATTAAATGAAGCTGAGTTACCTGATAACGCTAAAGCCGTTATTGCCGACCCTAATGGGTTAATCCTTGCTAATTATCCAAGCCGCCCTAACAAATTAGGTAAAAAAATAACAGACACAGACTTACTCCATGATAAGAGCTCTTTTACTGTGTTTAAAAATACTGATGGAGAAAACCAAGTTTTTCATCGCTCTGTTATTTATAAAGACGCGCATAATAATAATTTAGATATATATATAGCGGTATCTGTAGAAGATTTTATAAACGAAGTTAATGCTAGCTTTTTAAAAACCATATTTGTTTTTTTAGCAGCGATTGCATTGCTTGTACTACTTGCTAGGCGCCTTATTAAAGCCAGTATATTTAACCCCATTGACAATTTATCAAATGCAACCGATGAACTAGCAAATGGCACAATGCCAAAATACATCAAAAAGCCAAATAGCCCTGAACTGCGCGCTCTTTATAATCGTTTTGAAGTAATGGCCCAAACTCGCCTCTCAGCAGAAGCTAAATTAGAAAATAAACACAACGAATTAATGAGTTTATTAAACGCTCTACCCGATACCTATATGCGTATAAATGCATTTGGAGATGTTCTTTATATTGGAGGGCACATTAGCTCACTGCTTACGGTAAATTCTGAAACGGCGTTAAATTTGGTTAATGTATTACCAAAAGAAAATGCGCAATTGTTGTTATCACACTTAGATAATGCAGATAGCTCACAAGCAATTGAGTTTAAATTAAGGGTGAGTACCACCGAGCACTTTTTTGAAGCTCGTATAAATGCTCTTGAAAATAATAATGAGTTTATAGTCGTTTTAAGGGATATTAGTCAAAAAAGAATTAACGAAAAAGCACTTCATTTAGCCTCTCTTGTGTATAGCAATAGTAGCGAAGGCATGGCTATCACCGACCCTAACGGCATTATTTATGATGTTAACCCTGCATTTTGTAAAACCACTCAATACAGTAAAGAAGAAGTAATAGGCAAAACTAGCCATATTTTATCATCGGGTAAGCACCCAAAAGAGTTTTATCAACTAATGTGGGCAGAGCTTAGAAGTACAGGTCGTTGGCAAGGCGAAATAATAAACCGTAAAAAGAACGGCGATATTTATACTGAGTGGCTAAAAATAGATACCGTTTACGACGATAAAAAAATACCCACTCGTCGCGTTGCTATTTTTACTGATCTAACAGATAAGAAACAAGCAGATGAAACTATTTGGCGACGAACTCATTTTGATCATCTAACCGACCTGCCTAATCGATTAGAGCTAAAAGAGCGTTTAAACCAGCGCTTTAACGCTATTCAAAATGAAGATAATAACCTCGTTGTTATGCTGCTAGATATAGATCGCTTTAAAGATATTAACGACACGCTAGGCCATCACTATGGTGATAACCTGCTTAAATTGGTTTCTCAACGTATTGTGCACTCAGCCAAAAATGCCGAGTTTGTAGCTCGCATTGGTGGTGATGAATTTGTAATTGTTTTTAATCATATAAAAAGCACTCGCCATATAAACCAAATAGCGAGCAATATATTACAAAGCCTTTCATCAGGCCTTATGCTTGAAAACGAAGAAATATTTATAAGTGCAAGCATGGGAATAGCGTGTGCCCCTAGTGACGGGCAAAGCACCGAACAGCTTTTAAAAGCCGCTGACCAAGCTATGTATAAAGCTAAAAGCAATGGCCGTAATGGGTTTGAATTTTTCTCTGCCGATATGCGTATTCGTGCACAAGCCCGTATGCAATTATTAAAAGATTTACGAAGCGCAATAGACCTTCATCAGTTTGAGTTATTTTATCAGCCTATCGTTGCCCTAAATGATTTACATATACACAAAGCCGAAGGATTAATACGCTGGCATCATCCTGTAAATGGTTTGGTATCTCCTGATTCTTTTATTCCATTAGCTGAAGAAACAAGGCAAATAAATGTATTAGGCCAATTTGTATTTGCTCAGGCTATACAAACACTAACAGAGATAAAAGCAGCAAGCGGTCAGCAATTTCAAATTAGCGTTAACGTATCTCCAGTACAACTATCTACTGCCGATAGTGGAATAGATGATTGGTGCGATATGTTAGCTGCTGCACAACTACCCGCATCGTCTATTGTTGCAGAAATTACAGAAGGCTTAATGGTCAACCCTGAAGCGCTTACACAGAGTCGTTTAAAAAGGTTGGTTCAATCGGGTATGGAACTCGCTCTTGATGACTTCGGCACAGGCTATTCATCGCTTGCATACCTTCAAGAAATGGATACGGATTACCTAAAAATAGATAAACGTTTTGTAGATAACATTAAAGCAGATAGCCAAGAGCTGGCTTTATGCGAAGCAATTATCGTAATGGCGCATCAGCTTGGCCTTAAAGTAATTGCAGAAGGAATTGAAACACCTCTACAAATGGAGCTTTTATTAAAAGCGGGTTGTGACTATGGACAAGGTTATTTATTTGCTAAACCTATGCCTAAAAAAGAGTTTATGACACTGCTGAGCAGCAATAAAGTTGTTATTTCTAATAATAAATGA
- a CDS encoding pirin family protein — translation MKISKVLTAYATQDGDGVNIRRIPGFDGKYLDPFLMIDELKSDDKSDYMGGFPAHPHRGIETFTYILKGGFVHQDQMGNKEAIRAGDVQWMSTGKGVMHSEMPLADEIDGLHGFQIWINMPSDEKMREPRYQDTTKNPVPSFTNDQGVTLKALAGNWQFADQLLKAGLQSLAASAALADVHIPTEKSIQLAPLAQQKVMIYVHSGSISTSDGQSFTTGKLITLEPNSDISLKSKEGAGVLILAGQPLNQPIAHMGPFVMSTQDEIKQAVSDFQNGEFGKI, via the coding sequence ATGAAAATATCTAAAGTATTGACCGCTTACGCAACTCAAGATGGAGACGGTGTAAATATTCGTCGAATACCAGGATTTGATGGCAAATATTTAGATCCTTTTTTAATGATTGATGAACTTAAATCTGATGATAAAAGCGATTACATGGGCGGGTTTCCAGCGCACCCGCATAGAGGTATTGAAACATTCACCTATATTTTAAAAGGTGGGTTTGTACACCAAGATCAAATGGGAAATAAAGAAGCCATAAGAGCCGGTGATGTTCAATGGATGAGTACAGGTAAAGGTGTAATGCACAGTGAAATGCCTTTAGCCGATGAGATTGATGGTTTGCATGGATTTCAAATATGGATCAACATGCCAAGCGATGAAAAAATGCGTGAACCCCGCTATCAAGACACCACTAAAAACCCTGTGCCAAGCTTTACAAATGATCAAGGTGTTACGCTAAAAGCGCTTGCAGGAAATTGGCAATTTGCAGATCAATTATTAAAGGCTGGTTTACAAAGCTTAGCGGCCAGTGCTGCGTTAGCTGATGTACATATACCCACTGAAAAAAGTATTCAGTTAGCGCCATTAGCACAACAAAAAGTGATGATCTATGTGCACAGTGGTTCAATAAGCACGAGTGATGGGCAAAGTTTTACTACAGGAAAGCTGATTACTTTAGAGCCCAATAGCGATATAAGCCTAAAATCAAAAGAGGGCGCTGGTGTATTAATACTTGCTGGGCAGCCATTAAATCAGCCAATAGCGCATATGGGGCCGTTTGTAATGAGCACGCAAGATGAAATTAAACAAGCTGTTAGTGATTTTCAAAATGGCGAATTTGGCAAAATTTAA
- a CDS encoding glutathione S-transferase family protein, producing MGLLVDGQWQDKWYDTDSSNGKFKREDAQLRNWVTSDGNAGATGEGGFKAQSNRYHLYVSLACPWAHRALIFRVLKQLEDIISVSVVSPDMLNNGWSFDKNNHSTGDDLFDSEYLHQIYTKNNSSYTGRVTVPVLWDKQQNKIVSNESADIIRMFNSAFNEITGNFDDYYPKELRNSIDEINALVYPNINNGVYKTGFATTQAAYEESFDALFIALDKVEEILSTNRYLTGRKLTEADWRLFTTLIRFDSVYVGHFKCNLRTIESYPLIREYLRELYQFEGIDKTTDFYHIKRHYYFSHAMINPTQVVPKGPQINYKRAHNREGFK from the coding sequence ATGGGTTTATTAGTAGATGGCCAGTGGCAAGATAAGTGGTACGACACCGATTCAAGTAACGGAAAGTTTAAACGTGAAGATGCACAACTTCGTAACTGGGTAACGAGCGATGGTAATGCAGGCGCAACAGGTGAAGGCGGCTTTAAAGCACAGTCAAATCGTTACCATTTATATGTATCACTCGCATGTCCATGGGCTCACAGAGCGCTAATTTTTAGAGTACTAAAACAGCTTGAAGATATTATTTCTGTATCGGTTGTTAGTCCCGATATGTTAAATAATGGTTGGAGTTTTGATAAAAACAATCACAGCACAGGTGATGATTTATTTGACAGTGAATACTTACATCAAATTTATACAAAAAATAATTCCAGCTATACAGGGCGGGTAACAGTTCCGGTTCTTTGGGATAAACAGCAAAATAAAATAGTGAGTAACGAGTCGGCTGATATTATCCGTATGTTCAATAGCGCCTTTAATGAGATTACAGGTAATTTTGATGATTATTATCCAAAAGAGCTACGTAATTCAATAGATGAAATAAATGCACTCGTATATCCAAATATAAATAATGGCGTGTATAAAACGGGGTTTGCAACAACTCAAGCAGCCTATGAAGAATCATTTGATGCGCTATTTATTGCGCTGGATAAAGTTGAGGAGATTTTAAGTACTAATCGTTATTTAACGGGTCGTAAATTGACCGAAGCAGATTGGCGTTTATTTACCACTTTAATACGTTTTGACAGTGTTTATGTAGGGCACTTTAAATGTAACTTGCGCACAATTGAAAGTTATCCCTTAATACGAGAGTACCTGCGAGAGCTTTATCAATTTGAAGGCATCGATAAAACAACTGATTTTTATCATATTAAACGCCACTACTATTTTAGCCACGCTATGATAAACCCAACGCAAGTAGTGCCCAAAGGGCCACAAATTAACTATAAAAGGGCCCATAACAGGGAAGGGTTCAAATAA
- a CDS encoding DUF883 C-terminal domain-containing protein, with protein sequence MATATNTKANTETNIKPEIKQTESEAPFTDKATSVAHDAVDALSSKASVAESSVRKGASSSAEALSEKQLIAREKLSECTTKTRAFASENPLATAGIAFAAGMLLTSLLRRK encoded by the coding sequence ATGGCTACTGCAACAAATACTAAAGCAAACACTGAAACAAATATTAAACCTGAAATTAAGCAAACTGAGAGCGAAGCACCATTTACAGACAAAGCAACCTCTGTAGCACATGATGCAGTAGATGCACTTTCTAGCAAAGCATCAGTAGCTGAATCAAGCGTACGCAAAGGCGCTTCAAGCTCAGCGGAAGCACTAAGTGAAAAGCAACTTATTGCTCGAGAAAAGCTTTCTGAATGTACTACTAAAACACGTGCATTTGCTTCAGAAAACCCATTAGCAACTGCTGGGATCGCATTTGCAGCAGGTATGTTACTTACTTCATTACTACGTCGTAAGTAA
- the mraZ gene encoding division/cell wall cluster transcriptional repressor MraZ, which translates to MFRGASSLSLDDKGRFAVPTKYRDTLLSEDQGTVICTVALNEPCLWLYPLAEWLEIESRLAKISNMNPRARRMQRMLLGNATEYQLDKNGRILLAPSLRSHASLGKKIMLVGLMNKFEIWDEARWHEQMQQDTELERLGDFEPNQDLDNFTL; encoded by the coding sequence ATGTTTCGTGGCGCGAGTTCACTGAGTTTGGACGATAAAGGACGTTTTGCGGTACCTACCAAGTACCGAGACACTCTGCTATCTGAAGATCAGGGAACGGTTATATGTACCGTCGCATTAAATGAGCCGTGCTTATGGTTGTATCCGCTTGCTGAGTGGCTTGAAATAGAAAGCCGTTTAGCCAAAATTTCTAATATGAATCCTCGCGCTCGTCGCATGCAACGTATGTTGCTCGGTAACGCCACAGAGTATCAACTTGATAAAAATGGTCGAATTTTGCTAGCGCCGTCACTACGGTCGCATGCATCACTTGGCAAAAAAATAATGCTAGTTGGTTTGATGAATAAATTTGAAATTTGGGATGAGGCGCGTTGGCACGAGCAAATGCAGCAAGACACTGAGCTTGAAAGGCTTGGTGATTTTGAACCTAACCAAGATTTAGATAATTTCACACTCTAA
- the rsmH gene encoding 16S rRNA (cytosine(1402)-N(4))-methyltransferase RsmH: protein MTAQFEHVSVLMDETIDALAIKPDGIYMDGTFGRGGHSGQILARLGDEGRLQAIDQDPQAIKSAEKFADDSRFAIAHTRFSNLFDVAEQNDLLGKVDGILLDIGVSSPQLDDAERGFSFMKDGPLDMRMDPTSGRSAAQWLAEAELEDITHVIKTYGEEKFGKRIAHKVLEVREHTPITTTKQLADLVDEAVPVKDKYKHPATRTFQAIRIYINSELEEIQTALQSAVKVLKPGGRLVVISFHSLEDRIVKQFIRKQSKGEALPRGLPLTDAQINKNLTLKAVGKAIKPSAAEIERNPRSRSSVLRIAQRLG from the coding sequence ATGACAGCGCAATTTGAACACGTATCCGTACTTATGGACGAAACCATCGATGCCCTTGCAATTAAGCCAGACGGTATATACATGGATGGTACTTTTGGACGTGGCGGCCACTCTGGACAAATTTTAGCACGCCTTGGCGATGAAGGCCGCCTACAAGCAATAGATCAAGATCCACAAGCTATTAAATCAGCTGAAAAATTTGCAGACGACTCTCGCTTTGCAATTGCACACACCCGTTTTTCAAATCTATTCGACGTAGCAGAGCAAAACGATCTGTTAGGTAAAGTAGATGGCATTTTGCTTGATATTGGTGTGTCGTCGCCACAGCTTGATGATGCAGAACGCGGTTTTAGCTTTATGAAAGATGGTCCGCTGGATATGCGCATGGACCCAACAAGTGGTCGAAGTGCAGCGCAGTGGCTGGCTGAAGCTGAACTTGAAGACATTACTCACGTAATTAAAACCTACGGCGAAGAAAAGTTTGGTAAACGTATCGCCCACAAAGTACTTGAGGTTCGTGAACATACGCCAATTACTACAACTAAGCAGCTTGCTGATTTAGTTGATGAAGCCGTACCGGTAAAAGATAAATATAAGCACCCAGCTACACGGACCTTTCAAGCAATTAGAATTTATATAAACAGTGAACTTGAAGAGATTCAAACTGCATTACAGTCTGCCGTTAAAGTGCTTAAACCTGGCGGGCGTTTAGTGGTGATTTCGTTTCATTCTCTTGAGGACAGAATTGTTAAACAATTTATTAGAAAACAGAGTAAGGGAGAAGCGTTACCCAGAGGTCTGCCTTTAACCGATGCACAAATAAATAAAAACCTGACGTTAAAAGCAGTGGGTAAAGCTATTAAACCAAGTGCTGCAGAAATAGAGCGTAATCCTCGTTCACGTAGCTCAGTACTTAGGATTGCACAGAGGTTGGGATGA
- the ftsL gene encoding cell division protein FtsL produces the protein MSKKANYRQPNLFLEILKGLGANKLTSALLVVIFASSLAVVQVTHLARGQLIEQDTLLQERDELDLEWRYLLVEEEFYSQHARIEEVATSQLKMKRPTSQDEQVIIVQ, from the coding sequence ATGAGTAAAAAAGCGAACTATCGCCAACCTAATTTATTTTTAGAAATATTAAAAGGCCTAGGAGCTAACAAGCTAACCTCGGCCTTGTTGGTTGTGATATTCGCATCAAGTTTAGCCGTTGTACAGGTAACTCACCTAGCACGTGGTCAGCTTATTGAGCAAGATACGCTATTGCAAGAACGTGATGAACTTGATTTAGAGTGGCGCTATTTACTTGTAGAAGAAGAGTTTTATTCGCAGCATGCGCGCATTGAAGAAGTGGCTACATCGCAATTAAAAATGAAACGACCTACCAGTCAAGATGAGCAGGTAATAATAGTACAATGA
- a CDS encoding penicillin-binding transpeptidase domain-containing protein — protein sequence MRTSRGKKPAANLITWRFMLVCGVVFMVFVTLVSRAAYLQVIEPDKARSESDKRTVRVEKLHVQRGMIFDRHGKELAVSVPVVSVYADPKALHKSLVAKVVKQARKDGEDHLALTENAAELDKRTSLYYKNDLRWRELADVLRIDPKKINSRLLNDPSRRFVYLKRQVTPAVANYIGDLRLPGIHLLDESKRYYPAGEVTAHIIGFTNIDGKGIEGIEKLYENALTGEEGRRTIRKDAQGREVEVLDERERVEPESIQLSIDQRIQAIAYKAVKSAVLTYKATSGSAMVVDVKTGEVLAMVNSPSFNPNNLNDAAPHKRRNRAITDLFEPGSTVKPLAILAGLDYGAIKADDTIDTYPGWMRLGGSLVRDTRNHGEMTLREILKYSSNMGVAKVTQQVPKDYLVGLYQKVGFGSDTGTGMVGESSGLFYPNRRWSDFEIATLSFGYAISVSTAQMARFYTMLGAGGVNRPLTILKQDNVPEGERIFKQKDVEAVVHMMESVFEKDGTARNVKVDGYRAAGKTGTSKKAVAGGYGDEYVGYFAGVAPASNPRLAVVVMINEPGGDVYYGGATAGPAFAEIISNALRILNVAPDKEEVAYVKGKDNDA from the coding sequence ATGAGAACAAGTAGAGGCAAAAAACCAGCAGCAAACTTAATCACATGGCGCTTTATGCTGGTGTGTGGTGTGGTGTTTATGGTGTTTGTTACACTGGTGTCTCGTGCTGCTTATTTGCAAGTAATTGAGCCAGATAAAGCGCGATCAGAAAGCGATAAACGTACTGTACGAGTAGAAAAACTGCATGTGCAACGTGGGATGATATTTGATCGGCACGGTAAAGAGCTTGCTGTAAGTGTACCTGTGGTGAGTGTGTATGCAGATCCAAAAGCGCTGCATAAATCACTTGTTGCTAAAGTAGTTAAACAAGCACGTAAAGACGGTGAAGATCACTTAGCACTCACTGAAAACGCAGCTGAACTAGATAAACGTACCAGCTTATATTATAAAAACGATTTACGCTGGCGCGAGCTTGCTGATGTACTGCGTATTGACCCTAAAAAGATCAATTCTCGGCTTTTAAACGATCCTAGCCGCCGCTTTGTGTATTTAAAGCGCCAAGTTACTCCTGCAGTTGCAAATTATATTGGCGACTTACGCTTGCCAGGCATTCATTTACTTGATGAATCTAAACGTTATTACCCTGCAGGTGAAGTGACAGCTCATATCATTGGCTTTACAAACATTGATGGTAAAGGCATTGAGGGCATAGAAAAGCTCTACGAAAATGCACTTACAGGCGAAGAAGGGCGACGTACTATTCGTAAAGATGCTCAAGGTCGTGAAGTTGAAGTACTTGATGAACGTGAACGCGTAGAGCCAGAAAGCATTCAACTAAGTATTGACCAACGTATTCAAGCCATAGCTTATAAAGCAGTAAAATCTGCAGTGCTCACCTATAAAGCAACATCGGGGTCGGCCATGGTGGTTGATGTTAAAACCGGTGAAGTTCTTGCCATGGTGAACAGCCCTTCATTTAATCCAAATAACTTAAATGATGCAGCCCCGCATAAGCGTCGTAACCGTGCTATTACCGATTTGTTTGAACCTGGCTCAACCGTTAAGCCACTAGCCATTTTGGCTGGGCTAGACTACGGCGCAATTAAGGCTGACGACACGATTGATACCTACCCAGGTTGGATGCGTTTAGGTGGTAGCTTAGTAAGAGATACCCGTAATCACGGTGAAATGACACTTCGCGAAATCCTAAAATATTCATCAAACATGGGCGTAGCCAAAGTAACGCAACAAGTGCCAAAAGATTACCTAGTAGGGTTATACCAAAAAGTAGGCTTTGGCAGCGACACAGGCACGGGCATGGTGGGCGAAAGCAGTGGATTATTTTACCCAAACCGCCGTTGGTCAGATTTTGAAATTGCAACGCTGTCGTTTGGCTATGCGATTTCGGTAAGTACCGCACAAATGGCGCGTTTTTATACCATGTTAGGGGCAGGTGGCGTAAATCGTCCTCTTACTATTTTAAAGCAAGATAATGTACCTGAAGGCGAGCGTATTTTTAAGCAAAAAGATGTGGAAGCCGTAGTACACATGATGGAAAGCGTGTTTGAAAAAGATGGCACCGCGCGAAACGTAAAAGTTGATGGATACCGTGCTGCTGGTAAAACAGGGACTTCTAAAAAGGCTGTTGCTGGTGGTTATGGTGATGAATACGTAGGTTATTTTGCAGGTGTTGCACCAGCAAGTAACCCACGCTTGGCTGTGGTAGTTATGATTAACGAGCCTGGTGGTGATGTGTACTATGGAGGTGCCACTGCTGGCCCTGCATTTGCAGAAATCATCTCTAACGCATTAAGAATATTAAACGTTGCACCAGATAAGGAAGAGGTTGCGTACGTGAAAGGTAAAGATAACGATGCGTGA